From the genome of Eulemur rufifrons isolate Redbay chromosome 11, OSU_ERuf_1, whole genome shotgun sequence:
ATGCTAATTAGCAACTAAAAATTAGCCATTCAAATTATGTTGGAAACatttgctgaattattttttctgaaagctTCCTGTTGTATTCCATAAGGATCGAAGTATCTGAGTCCATACACTAGCTAGTTTCAAGAAAGAATTCTTCTGACAAAAACTTACCCTAAAACCAATGTTCCCAACTCCTTTCTTTGCCCCAAACTGTCCAATTACATTTTAAGGAGGGGGAAAGTATACGAAGCAGGGTGTTTTACATGGCACTTTAAGAAACCTAACATTTTAGTGAACTGGGAAACTTTCCACAACATACTCaactatgtatttataaatattatgacTCTGTGTCACATAATATATACTGTGAGAAAATGTATTTTGACTCAAAGGATAAAACTGAAATACTATAGTGTGAGCATACATTCAGTAGAGAATTAGCATAATTTAAAAGGATAGCATACTACAGGTTTTAATAATaccaatatttttgttatttgggcttaattttaaatttttttgtctttttgattttgcatttctaagagGGCACTTTTTAAGCTGTGTTTGAGACTATAAAGAATATGCTAATGCaacttaatataaatataaataatatataagcaatatatatgtacacatataaacaGACACAAACAATCAGACCACTGACGTTGTACTTTCGGGATTCACACGGATAAGTCTAGATGCATTCCTCAGGTCTTGGAGTTGCTTTGCAGGTTTCCCCACACCTTCTTCGAACCTTTTCTCCACCACAGGGAGGACTGTTTCATATAGAAAGGATGCATTCTGTCTGATAAAAGCCTTCTTCTCCGGATCCTGCTCACACCGAAGACTATAATCCACGTGCTGAACAGCAACCAAAATGATTTCCACCAGGCTCTCCAACAGTACCATGTGCAGCTCTGGGAAATACAGCTTCAGTGCCTCTTCCAAGAAGCCCATGGTCTGTTTGGTGAACGCAACCACCGTGTAACTTAGGTTCACCCAGCAGTCATCCCCTGTGTACTGCTCAAAGTTACTTACCCCACAGCTTTTCATCTCTTCTTTGAGCTTACCTAGCGCTTCCGGAGTCATCAAGTTCATCCTCCTCCACATCTCTTCGGAGTTGCGATGTTTAGTAGCTTCAATGATGATTTCTTTGTAACTATGCAAGGCCCCTTGGATGTCTTTCACCAGAAGGGCATGGATGATGAAGGTGAGGTCTAGTCCGATGTCTCCCAGTTGCTGGCAGTGCTCCTTAGCCACTTTCACGCACTCGGCTGCTGTAGAAAGGCTCTCCTTACTGTCAAACACCTGCTTGCTAAAAGCATCCACGAACATGCCCATGGCTGATCTTGCCCAGACCACAAAGGCAGAGTAGCAGCCGCTGTCAGTGCCTGCAAAATCTATCTCAAATTCTCTTGCAGTTTCAAGAAGGCTGGTAAAGAAGACATGGCAGAGTTTATGAATATAGAGTAAAGTGGCACCTTCAATGCGAAGCTGACGTATTGCAGTGTGCACAGCGGCTGCCCTGTTTCTCAGAAACAACTCACAGGCTTTCGTGCACTGGCCGAGCCGGATCAGCTGAGAAACCGCCCTGCGAGTAGCCTTGGGACCACCTCTCAGGGAACGATCTGGGGACAGTTCGAACACTAGCACCTCAGTGAGCTGTCGAACACGCTCATCCACTTTGGCCCTTAGCTCTTTTACAGGAGGTGGACTGGGCTTATCTTCCAGGTAATGGTTCAATTTATCCAGCAGGTCAACGGCCCCTTCAAAGTCCCTCTGGGCAATACAGACGTCCAGGTCCTCAGGTAACTCTTGGATCCATTCCATCGAGAGGTCCACCTTTTCTTCCTCTACCTCAGGAACAGCtggttcttcttcttcctcatcctcaaACGGGTTACTGGCCTTGGAGGTCACTTGGGGTGGCCCTCGAGGGGCCgctgcctcctcctgctcccttcGTCTTTTTTCACTGAGGGCTCTCTTGGTCTCCTCTAGCACTTCCAGCCACTCTCGTTTGATTTTGGCATTTTCTGCCTGAAAAATTCGGCTCTCGGGGAAC
Proteins encoded in this window:
- the EXOC8 gene encoding exocyst complex component 8 translates to MVMAMSDSGASRLRRQLESGGFEARLYVKQLSQQSDGDRDLQEHRQRIQALAEETAQNLKRNVYQNYRQFIETAREISYLESEMYQLSHLLTEQKSSLESIPLTLLPAAAAAAAGAAAASGGEEGGGGAGGRDHLRGQTGFFPTPGGASRDSSGPGEEGKQRTLTTLLEKVEGCRHLLETPGQYLVYNGDLVEYEADHMAQLQRVHGFLMNDCLLVATWLPQRRGMYRYNALYPLDGLAVVNVKDNPPMKDMFKLLMFPESRIFQAENAKIKREWLEVLEETKRALSEKRRREQEEAAAPRGPPQVTSKASNPFEDEEEEEPAVPEVEEEKVDLSMEWIQELPEDLDVCIAQRDFEGAVDLLDKLNHYLEDKPSPPPVKELRAKVDERVRQLTEVLVFELSPDRSLRGGPKATRRAVSQLIRLGQCTKACELFLRNRAAAVHTAIRQLRIEGATLLYIHKLCHVFFTSLLETAREFEIDFAGTDSGCYSAFVVWARSAMGMFVDAFSKQVFDSKESLSTAAECVKVAKEHCQQLGDIGLDLTFIIHALLVKDIQGALHSYKEIIIEATKHRNSEEMWRRMNLMTPEALGKLKEEMKSCGVSNFEQYTGDDCWVNLSYTVVAFTKQTMGFLEEALKLYFPELHMVLLESLVEIILVAVQHVDYSLRCEQDPEKKAFIRQNASFLYETVLPVVEKRFEEGVGKPAKQLQDLRNASRLIRVNPESTTSVV